A genomic segment from Lutibacter sp. A80 encodes:
- a CDS encoding arylsulfatase, producing MKFKGLQIISKLHFKINFLKLCILVIVVFFYGTVAFSQEKELPNIIYILADDLGYGDISHLNNESKIITPNIDKLASEGITFTDAHSNSAVCTPTRYGILTGRYAWRTWVKSGVLWSYDKPLIPKNRTTVASLLKKKGYTTACIGKWHLGLGWQKNKDSTVNFKKSIKKTPNDIGFDEFYGITASLDIPPYFYIKNRKITASKISTIEATTGKGFWREGPIGDDFKHEDVLPHLTNKAITYINKQSKRKKPFFLYLPLPAPHAPILPTPEFKGKSNAGVYGDFVLMVDNVVKQVEESLKNNGISENTLIIFTSDNGFAPVANIQEQLDFGHTPSKNYRGYKADIYEGGHRIPFIAKWPSKIKKGTTSPQTICLTDFMATTAAITGETLLDSQAEDSYNLLPILTGEALENPIREATVHHSIEGVFSIRQGKWKLIFGAGSGGWAYPTKNQLKDLNLPKLQLYNLDTDPSEKLNIVEDNPLIVEKLTVLMKKYIDNGRSTPGKPQKNDTKTTLYAKSF from the coding sequence ATGAAATTTAAAGGTCTTCAAATTATATCAAAACTACATTTTAAAATAAATTTTTTAAAATTATGTATATTGGTAATAGTCGTATTTTTTTATGGAACAGTTGCTTTTTCCCAAGAAAAAGAACTTCCTAACATTATTTATATACTAGCAGATGATTTAGGATATGGAGATATTTCGCACTTAAATAACGAATCTAAAATAATAACCCCGAATATCGACAAACTAGCGTCCGAAGGAATTACTTTTACAGATGCACATAGTAATTCTGCCGTTTGTACCCCAACACGTTATGGAATTTTAACAGGTAGATATGCTTGGCGAACTTGGGTTAAAAGCGGTGTTCTTTGGAGTTACGATAAACCTTTAATACCTAAAAACCGAACAACAGTAGCTTCTTTACTAAAGAAAAAAGGTTATACAACCGCTTGCATTGGAAAATGGCATTTAGGATTGGGTTGGCAAAAAAACAAAGATAGTACTGTTAATTTTAAAAAGTCTATTAAAAAAACTCCTAATGATATTGGTTTTGATGAATTTTATGGCATAACAGCATCTTTAGATATTCCTCCTTATTTTTATATTAAAAACAGAAAGATTACAGCCTCAAAAATAAGTACTATTGAAGCAACTACTGGTAAGGGATTTTGGAGAGAAGGTCCTATTGGAGACGATTTTAAACACGAAGATGTTCTTCCTCATTTAACTAATAAAGCTATTACTTACATTAATAAACAAAGCAAACGTAAAAAACCTTTCTTTTTATATTTACCATTACCTGCACCTCACGCTCCTATTTTACCAACTCCAGAATTTAAAGGTAAAAGTAACGCTGGTGTATATGGTGATTTTGTTTTAATGGTTGATAATGTTGTAAAACAAGTTGAAGAATCCTTAAAAAATAATGGAATTTCTGAAAATACACTTATCATATTTACAAGTGATAATGGCTTTGCTCCTGTCGCAAACATACAAGAGCAACTCGACTTCGGACATACACCTAGCAAAAATTACAGAGGTTATAAAGCTGATATTTATGAAGGTGGACATCGCATTCCATTTATTGCAAAATGGCCTTCAAAAATTAAAAAAGGGACAACTTCTCCCCAAACTATTTGTTTGACTGATTTTATGGCGACAACTGCTGCAATAACAGGTGAAACACTTCTTGATTCCCAAGCTGAAGACAGTTATAATTTATTACCAATTCTTACTGGCGAAGCATTAGAAAACCCAATACGTGAAGCAACTGTACATCATTCTATTGAAGGTGTTTTTTCAATTCGTCAAGGAAAATGGAAACTAATTTTTGGTGCTGGTTCTGGTGGATGGGCATATCCAACTAAAAATCAATTGAAAGATTTGAACCTACCTAAATTACAATTATACAATTTAGATACAGATCCTTCAGAAAAATTAAATATTGTAGAAGACAACCCACTAATTGTTGAAAAACTAACCGTTTTAATGAAAAAATATATTGATAACGGAAGAAGTACTCCTGGAAAACCTCAAAAAAATGATACCAAAACAACATTATACGCTAAATCTTTTTAA
- a CDS encoding DUF5009 domain-containing protein, protein MKLQRIASIDVLRAITMFLMLWVNDFPTLTNVPKWLKHASYNEDYLGFSDVIFPLFLFIVGLSIPLAIEYRNKIGKSLSSTVKHIAIRSVSLIIIGVFMVNYESAHSEHMLIDKYFWCLLMAIAVCLIWMNWSKSPVHPKWHKFIKAFGILILIFLAIIYIGGPEGEMWMKTQWWGILGLIGWAYLVNAYAYLFANKKLKLMAVVLLIFMALQLLHQLDYLPRLNSNLSILNTIYNGTIPAFTTSGILATLLYKKLSNKSELVIFLVFSSITIIFICYGLITKPFWGISKLQGTPAWSGICIGIGFFSFTILHFIVDFKKKIKWAKIIEPAGTATLTCYLIPYFIYPLINITGFRFPDFLNSGSIGLFISLIYALLVILFTGFLAKKGFKLKL, encoded by the coding sequence ATGAAATTACAAAGAATAGCATCCATTGATGTCTTAAGAGCAATTACCATGTTTTTAATGTTATGGGTAAACGATTTTCCTACTTTAACCAATGTGCCAAAATGGTTAAAACATGCAAGTTACAACGAAGATTATTTAGGTTTTTCTGATGTTATTTTTCCTTTATTTTTATTTATTGTTGGTTTAAGTATTCCTTTAGCCATTGAATACAGAAATAAAATTGGTAAAAGCTTAAGTTCAACAGTAAAGCATATTGCTATTAGGTCTGTATCATTAATTATTATTGGGGTTTTTATGGTTAATTATGAAAGTGCTCATAGCGAACATATGCTAATTGACAAATATTTTTGGTGTTTATTAATGGCAATTGCAGTTTGTCTTATTTGGATGAACTGGAGTAAGAGTCCTGTCCACCCTAAATGGCATAAATTTATTAAAGCTTTTGGTATTTTAATCCTTATTTTTTTAGCAATCATTTACATAGGAGGTCCTGAAGGAGAAATGTGGATGAAAACACAATGGTGGGGTATTCTTGGTTTAATTGGCTGGGCTTATTTAGTAAATGCTTATGCTTATTTATTTGCTAATAAAAAATTAAAACTTATGGCAGTAGTACTTCTTATTTTTATGGCACTTCAATTATTACATCAATTAGATTATCTACCTCGACTAAATTCAAATTTATCAATTTTAAATACTATTTATAATGGTACAATTCCAGCATTTACAACTTCAGGTATACTAGCTACATTGCTCTATAAAAAACTTTCAAATAAAAGTGAATTGGTTATTTTTTTAGTGTTTTCTTCTATAACAATTATATTTATTTGTTATGGTCTAATCACAAAACCTTTTTGGGGAATTTCAAAATTACAAGGTACACCAGCATGGTCTGGAATATGTATTGGTATTGGCTTTTTTTCTTTTACAATATTACATTTTATTGTAGATTTTAAAAAGAAAATTAAATGGGCTAAAATTATTGAACCTGCAGGAACTGCAACATTAACTTGTTATTTAATCCCTTACTTTATATACCCTTTAATAAATATAACTGGATTTCGATTTCCCGATTTTTTAAATTCGGGTAGCATTGGGTTATTTATTTCATTAATTTATGCACTTCTAGTTATTCTATTTACAGGTTTTTTAGCTAAAAAAGGATTCAAACTTAAATTATAA
- a CDS encoding sulfatase-like hydrolase/transferase, producing MILNKKHLNLYSTIIFVIVLSTSFCYAQSSKKPNVIIIYTDDQGAVDLGSYGAKDIYSPNIDNLAKSGTKFTQSYVAAPVCAPSRAALLTGNYPQNAGVPSNTSASPGSKGLPAEQYTMAELFKDNGYATGHIGKWHLGMDIESSPNAQGFDYSFGHLRGCIDNYSHYFYWEGPNVHDLYENGKEVFYEGQYFPDLASEKAIDFVEEQKEQPFFMFYAINMPHYPYQPTQKWRDYYKDTPKPRGDYAAFISTIDERIGFLIDKLDDLGIRENTIIIYQSDNGYSTETRAFNGGGNSGPYRGAKSSLFEGGIRLPTIINWKNHLPENEVNNQFIMNIDWMPTLAKLCSLDTTLNAIDGLDISKMLKNPIVNSPRNSAFWKYGNQWVVRKGDWKLIGNPKDTSNKGKLDFNTDALFLVNLKIDNSEMKNLASEYPKIVEELLKDYISWEHGSINDIPKKIKKVSHLGTFGTITSTSKLHSNYKNIEVLLDGELGYADFSTGQWIGTEGSDLEFIIDLKHIQKISEINLNYLSSFGDWIFPPKNFEVSFSENGNEFNSKKIKDIEISKNNNNLNPATINLNLKARFIKVKIKGIGSCPDWHTGAGNPAWFFIDEIIIK from the coding sequence ATGATTTTAAACAAAAAACATCTTAATCTATATAGTACAATTATTTTTGTTATTGTTTTAAGTACGTCTTTTTGCTATGCGCAATCTAGCAAAAAACCAAATGTTATTATTATTTATACCGATGACCAAGGTGCGGTAGATTTAGGAAGCTATGGTGCAAAAGACATCTATTCTCCAAACATTGATAATTTGGCAAAAAGCGGTACAAAATTCACACAGTCTTACGTTGCAGCACCTGTTTGTGCTCCTTCAAGAGCAGCTCTTTTAACAGGAAACTATCCTCAAAATGCGGGTGTACCTAGCAATACTTCGGCTTCTCCTGGATCAAAAGGGTTACCTGCTGAACAATATACTATGGCTGAATTATTTAAAGATAATGGTTATGCAACAGGACATATTGGTAAATGGCATTTAGGTATGGACATAGAAAGTAGTCCAAATGCTCAAGGTTTTGATTATTCTTTTGGACATTTAAGAGGCTGTATTGATAATTATTCTCATTATTTTTATTGGGAAGGTCCAAATGTTCATGATTTATATGAAAACGGAAAAGAAGTTTTTTATGAAGGTCAATATTTTCCAGACTTAGCTTCAGAAAAAGCTATTGATTTTGTTGAAGAACAAAAAGAGCAACCATTTTTTATGTTTTACGCTATAAATATGCCACATTATCCTTACCAACCAACACAAAAATGGCGTGATTATTATAAAGATACTCCAAAACCAAGAGGTGATTATGCTGCTTTTATTTCAACAATTGATGAAAGAATTGGTTTTTTAATTGACAAATTAGATGATTTAGGAATTAGAGAAAATACAATTATTATTTATCAATCAGATAATGGTTATTCAACCGAAACACGTGCTTTTAATGGTGGAGGTAATTCTGGTCCGTACAGAGGTGCAAAAAGTAGTTTGTTTGAAGGCGGAATTAGACTTCCAACAATTATAAATTGGAAAAATCATCTTCCAGAAAATGAAGTAAACAATCAATTTATTATGAATATAGATTGGATGCCTACACTAGCTAAACTTTGTAGTTTAGATACTACATTAAATGCTATAGATGGTTTAGATATTTCTAAAATGTTAAAAAACCCAATAGTAAATTCACCTAGAAATTCAGCTTTTTGGAAGTACGGAAATCAGTGGGTTGTTAGAAAAGGAGATTGGAAACTTATTGGAAATCCAAAAGATACATCAAATAAAGGTAAACTAGATTTTAATACTGATGCGTTATTTTTAGTTAATTTAAAAATTGATAATTCTGAAATGAAAAATCTGGCTTCTGAATACCCTAAAATTGTAGAAGAACTTTTAAAAGATTACATTTCTTGGGAACATGGCAGTATAAATGATATTCCTAAAAAAATTAAAAAAGTAAGCCATTTAGGTACCTTTGGAACAATTACATCAACTAGTAAGCTACATTCAAACTATAAAAACATTGAAGTTTTATTAGATGGTGAATTAGGCTATGCTGATTTTAGCACAGGACAATGGATTGGTACAGAAGGTTCCGATTTAGAATTTATTATAGATTTAAAACACATACAAAAGATTTCAGAAATAAATTTAAATTATCTCTCTTCATTTGGTGACTGGATTTTTCCACCAAAAAATTTTGAAGTCAGTTTTTCCGAAAATGGAAATGAATTTAACTCTAAAAAAATTAAAGACATTGAAATTTCAAAAAATAATAACAACTTAAATCCTGCTACAATAAATTTAAACCTAAAAGCAAGATTCATAAAAGTTAAAATTAAGGGAATTGGCAGTTGTCCAGATTGGCATACAGGAGCCGGTAACCCTGCTTGGTTTTTTATTGATGAAATAATAATAAAATAA